A stretch of Colletotrichum lupini chromosome 2, complete sequence DNA encodes these proteins:
- a CDS encoding alpha-L-fucosidase: MPPVHGPESFGSGSGEGRSPSSSRLHYQSPASEWSEALPIGNGRLGAMVYGRTDTELLQLNEDSVWYGGPQDRTPKDALRHLPTLRQLIRDEKHAEAESLVREAFFATPASMRYYEPLGTCTIEFCHATEDVTDYRRYLCLETAQMTVEYRCRGVSYRRDTIASFPDNILAFRITASEAARFVIRLNRVSEIEWETNEFLDSIDAVDGQITLSATPGGRNSNRLSIILKVSCDDAAGSVETVGNCVVVTSSACTIAIGAQTTYRENEPEEAARDDVLKALKTPWATLVERHQVDYRNLFGRTTLRMWPDADHLPTDQRIKQNRDPGLIALYQNYGRYLLISASRDSVKALPATLQGIWNPSFAPPWGCKYTININLQMNYWPAGPCNLTECSVPMLDLLERMAERGKKTAKTMYGCGGWCAHHNTDIWADTDPQDRWMPSTIWPLGGVWVCIDIFEILQYQYDEILHRRAATVLEGCIVFLLDFLVPSACGTYLVTNPSLSPENTFISDSGDAGILCEGSAIDMTIVRIAFERYLWSTDKLRVNSQLRIKVIEALGRVPELSVNADGLIQEWGVKDYKELEPGHRHVSHLFGLYPGESISPGRSPELATAAKRVLERRAAHGGGHTGWSRAWLLNLHARLLDAEGCGQHMDMLLKSSTLPNMLDNHPPFQIDGNFGGCAGILECLVQSSVSQDTTEKHVVEIRLLPSCPISWPDGELSRVRTKGGWLVTLEWQSSSIKEPVLVEYPSAENAEAQVVFPDGSRTIVCGGAPLSKQYVERQGYP, from the coding sequence ATGCCCCCCGTTCATGGTCCAGAAAGCTTCGGCTCCGGCTCCGGCGAGGGCCGATCTCCCAGTTCCTCGCGTCTCCACTACCAGTCCCCCGCCTCCGAATGGTCTGAAGCTCTACCAATCGGCAACGGGCGGCTGGGTGCCATGGTCTATGGGCGAACTGATACCGAGCTCTTGCAGTTGAATGAGGACTCGGTGTGGTACGGCGGGCCGCAGGATAGGACACCGAAGGACGCCCTCCGCCACTTGCCGACACTCCGACAGCTCATCCGAGATGAAAAGCACGCCGAGGCCGAGTCTCTCGTGCGAGAGGCCTTCTTCGCGACGCCCGCCAGCATGCGATACTATGAACCGCTGGGCACTTGCACCATTGAATTCTGTCACGCCACTGAGGATGTCACGGACTACCGCCGATACTTGTGTCTGGAAACCGCGCAGATGACTGTCGAATATCGATGTCGTGGTGTCTCTTACCGTCGAGACACCATTGCCAGCTTCCCAGATAATATTTTGGCGTTTAGGATCACGGCATCGGAGGCCGCTCGATTCGTCATTCGACTGAACCGAGTCAGCGAGATTGAGTGGGAGACCAACGAGTTCCTCGACAGCATCGACGCAGTGGACGGGCAGATTACACTGAGTGCGACGCCTGGCGGACGGAATAGCAATCGATTGTCTATTATTCTCAAGGTTTCTTGCGATGACGCTGCAGGATCCGTAGAGACTGTCGGTAACTGTGTCGTGGTGACCTCTTCAGCGTGTACGATTGCCATTGGTGCTCAGACGACCTACCGAGAGAACGAACCCGAAGAAGCCGCTAGGGATGATGTCCTCAAGGCACTGAAAACCCCGTGGGCCACACTGGTTGAACGTCATCAGGTGGACTATCGGAACCTCTTTGGTAGAACGACGCTTCGTATGTGGCCTGATGCCGACCATCTCCCAACAGATCAGCGAATCAAACAGAACCGAGATCCCGGGCTGATTGCTCTATATCAGAATTACGGTAGGTATTTGCTCATTTCGGCAAGCCGAGACTCTGTCAAGGCGCTGCCTGCGACGCTGCAAGGCATCTGGAACCCTTCTTTTGCTCCACCTTGGGGATGCAAGTATACCATCAACATCAACCTCCAGATGAACTATTGGCCGGCCGGACCGTGTAACTTGACCGAATGTTCTGTTCCGATGCTCGACTTGCTAGAGCGCATGGCAGAGCGAGGGAAAAAGACGGCAAAGACCATGTACGGCTGTGGAGGATGGTGTGCGCATCACAACACTGATATCTGGGCAGATACAGACCCCCAAGACCGATGGATGCCCTCTACTATCTGGCCTCTCGGGGGTGTCTGGGTTTGTATCGACATATTTGAGATTTTGCAGTACCAGTATGACGAGATCCTTCACAGGCGAGCCGCAACTGTCTTGGAGGGTTGTATCGTTTTTCTTCTCGACTTTCTAGTGCCATCAGCTTGCGGCACATACTTGGTAACGAACCCATCGCTATCACCCGAGAACACCTTCATCTCTGATTCAGGCGATGCTGGTATTCTCTGCGAAGGTTCCGCCATCGACATGACTATTGTTCGAATAGCCTTTGAGAGATATCTTTGGAGTACTGATAAACTGCGCGTTAACAGCCAGTTGCGAATCAAGGTGATAGAGGCCCTCGGCAGGGTGCCCGAGTTGTCTGTCAACGCCGACGGCTTGATACAAGAGTGGGGAGTAAAGGACTACAAAGAGCTTGAGCCGGGCCATCGACATGTCTCCCACTTGTTTGGGTTGTACCCGGGAGAAAGCATCAGCCCTGGGAGATCTCCAGAACTAGCGACTGCTGCAAAAAGAGTACTGGAACGAAGAGCAGCGCATGGAGGTGGGCACACGGGGTGGAGCAGGGCTTGGTTACTCAATCTCCATGCTCGCCTCCTGGATGCCGAAGGCTGCGGTCAGCATATGGATATGCTGCTTAAGAGCTCGACGTTGCCAAACATGCTCGATAATCACCCGCCGTTCCAGATTGACGGCAACTTTGGTGGGTGTGCCGGCATCCTCGAGTGCTTGGTTCAGTCCAGTGTCTCGCAAGATACCACAGAGAAACATGTAGTCGAGATTCGACTTCTCCCGTCATGTCCCATAAGCTGGCCCGATGGTGAGCTTTCACGGGTTCGAACTAAGGGTGGATGGCTCGTGACGTTGGAATGGCAGAGCAGCAGTATCAAAGAGCCGGTATTGGTGGAATACCCTAGTGCTGAAAATGCTGAGGCTCAAGTTGTTTTCCCCGATGGTTCTCGGACTATTGTGTGTGGCGGTGCGCCATTGTCCAAGCAATATGTAGAGCGCCAAGGATATCCGTAG